The proteins below are encoded in one region of Ornithinimicrobium avium:
- a CDS encoding dihydrofolate reductase family protein → MARKVTAHLFSSVNGVVESPDRWQFDSFGPDDMAGMGAAIADVTDVVLGRKLWQEWADYWPGADDPFGAFINPVRKHVITSTLDDVSRWQGSSIVEGDPVDYLRALAANGETGTIAVNGGVETVRSLFLAGVIDALTLTTHPVVGVGRRLFDETVPVTRLELVEGRTTSTGNASLTYRLRA, encoded by the coding sequence ATGGCACGCAAGGTCACCGCCCACCTGTTCAGCTCGGTGAACGGGGTGGTCGAGTCACCCGACCGGTGGCAGTTCGACTCGTTCGGCCCCGACGACATGGCGGGCATGGGGGCGGCCATCGCCGACGTGACCGACGTCGTCCTCGGCCGCAAGCTGTGGCAGGAGTGGGCGGACTACTGGCCCGGCGCCGACGACCCGTTCGGCGCCTTCATCAACCCGGTGCGCAAGCACGTGATCACCTCCACGCTGGACGACGTGTCCCGCTGGCAGGGCTCCTCGATCGTGGAGGGCGACCCGGTGGACTACCTCCGGGCCCTCGCGGCGAACGGCGAGACCGGGACGATCGCCGTCAACGGCGGCGTCGAGACGGTGCGCTCGCTCTTCCTGGCGGGCGTGATCGACGCGCTGACGCTCACGACCCACCCGGTCGTCGGCGTGGGCCGGCGGCTCTTCGACGAGACGGTGCCGGTCACGCGCCTGGAGCTGGTCGAGGGGCGGACGACGTCGACGGGCAACGCCTCGCTGACCTACCGGCTGCGGGCCTGA
- a CDS encoding ZIP family metal transporter: protein MELFGQALGLGTIGLVAGVVGAVVAALATRGSTSTLTSYVQHFAAGLIIAAATLDLLPEALALGGGWPLIVGFVVGTAFMLALRAVLNRFGHGHAAGEGHDHEDHAGHGGGTALAARPQVVAGVNLRLAIALAVVVLIDGAIIGVALSAGGAAALLIAIALSIELLFVAASVAGSTRGAGGTVATAVGVGAFVAVMMPVGAVLGALVFAGVSSTLLVAGLAFGAAALLFTAVAELLVEAYEIKESAGTIAMAAGGFLLFLVLMMLM from the coding sequence ATGGAACTGTTCGGACAGGCGCTCGGGCTCGGGACGATAGGGCTGGTGGCGGGTGTGGTCGGGGCCGTGGTGGCCGCGCTGGCGACGCGGGGCTCGACGTCGACGCTGACCAGCTACGTGCAGCACTTCGCTGCCGGGCTCATCATCGCGGCGGCGACACTGGACCTGCTGCCGGAGGCCCTGGCGCTCGGCGGTGGGTGGCCGCTGATCGTCGGGTTCGTGGTCGGCACGGCGTTCATGCTGGCGCTTCGCGCGGTTCTCAACCGCTTCGGGCACGGGCACGCTGCCGGTGAGGGTCACGACCACGAGGACCACGCAGGTCACGGCGGCGGCACCGCGCTTGCCGCGAGGCCCCAGGTCGTCGCCGGTGTGAACCTGCGCCTGGCCATCGCCCTGGCGGTCGTCGTCCTGATCGACGGAGCGATCATCGGTGTCGCGCTCTCCGCCGGCGGTGCGGCAGCCCTGCTGATCGCGATCGCGCTGTCCATCGAGCTGCTCTTCGTCGCCGCCTCCGTCGCGGGGTCGACCCGGGGTGCCGGCGGCACGGTCGCCACGGCCGTGGGTGTCGGTGCCTTCGTCGCCGTGATGATGCCGGTGGGTGCTGTGCTTGGTGCGCTGGTCTTCGCCGGCGTGTCCTCGACGTTGCTGGTGGCCGGGCTGGCGTTCGGTGCCGCGGCCCTGCTGTTCACCGCGGTAGCCGAGCTGCTGGTCGAGGCCTACGAGATCAAGGAGAGCGCGGGCACCATCGCGATGGCCGCCGGAGGCTTCCTGCTCTTCCTGGTCCTGATGATGCTCATGTGA
- a CDS encoding GyrI-like domain-containing protein: MSAQPEIVDLEPTPTVAVRGTVTMAELRDFYDRSFGTVAKAVAQQGITPSAAYGLFLAPPADGVELEVGMLVNGAFEVDGDVTPSSLPGGRAAHLVHTGPYDDLPASWQRLTTWVDEQGLTPAGPMWEVYVTEPTPESDPATLRTDLFCSLA, translated from the coding sequence ATGAGCGCGCAGCCCGAGATCGTCGACCTGGAGCCCACGCCGACCGTGGCCGTCCGCGGCACGGTGACGATGGCCGAGCTCCGCGACTTCTACGACCGCTCCTTCGGCACGGTGGCCAAGGCCGTGGCGCAGCAGGGGATCACTCCCTCGGCGGCCTACGGTCTCTTCCTCGCCCCGCCCGCCGACGGCGTCGAGCTGGAGGTGGGGATGCTCGTCAACGGTGCCTTCGAGGTGGACGGTGACGTCACACCGTCCAGCCTCCCGGGCGGCCGGGCCGCGCATCTCGTGCACACCGGTCCCTACGACGACCTCCCGGCCTCGTGGCAGCGGCTGACGACGTGGGTCGACGAGCAGGGGCTCACACCCGCGGGGCCGATGTGGGAGGTCTACGTCACCGAGCCGACCCCGGAGTCCGACCCGGCGACCCTGCGGACCGACCTCTTCTGCAGCCTCGCCTGA
- a CDS encoding PPOX class F420-dependent oxidoreductase: MTDDALHDIIAGGKLCVIATIRKDGRPQLSQVTYAYDRGRDMVRVSVTDSRAKTANLRRDPRGTLLVQGPGGWAYAAAEFRAEVLPVTTDPHDASADELVDIYRSVAGEHPDWEEFREAMVTERRLPLHLHLDKVLGMAGRH; encoded by the coding sequence ATGACTGACGACGCCCTTCACGACATCATCGCCGGCGGCAAGCTGTGCGTCATCGCCACGATCCGCAAGGACGGACGGCCCCAGCTGTCGCAGGTCACCTACGCCTACGACCGCGGGCGCGACATGGTCCGCGTCTCGGTGACCGACTCCCGTGCCAAGACCGCCAACCTGCGGCGCGACCCGCGCGGGACGCTGCTCGTGCAAGGTCCTGGAGGCTGGGCCTACGCCGCCGCGGAGTTCCGGGCGGAGGTGCTGCCGGTGACCACCGACCCGCACGACGCCAGCGCCGACGAGCTCGTGGACATCTACCGCTCGGTCGCCGGGGAGCACCCGGACTGGGAAGAGTTCCGCGAGGCGATGGTGACCGAGAGACGGCTGCCGCTGCACCTCCACCTCGACAAGGTCCTGGGGATGGCCGGCCGGCACTGA
- a CDS encoding CPBP family intramembrane glutamic endopeptidase — MLTRLREAHPVWHAVAWIAVYIVVFNVGEGVSATLGQPGSATAPLLLLLSAGLVLGLRAEGRLAHLGVRLPRRATLTPALYFLPLLVIALLQLTTGVDRRLDAPDVLLVVAVMIGVGFLEELLFRGFLYQAVAARRGVTAAVVVSGLTFGLGHILNLARGYTGVEQLVQIVVAIAVGVVLALLVALTGSILPGVAFHVVFNIVGSVSAGSGRSDLVLAAVVVAVSTAYAVYLVRQLRDHPAPTSPGPAGRPSEPSVRV, encoded by the coding sequence GTGCTGACGAGGCTGAGGGAGGCGCACCCGGTCTGGCACGCGGTCGCCTGGATCGCGGTCTACATCGTCGTCTTCAACGTGGGTGAGGGGGTCTCGGCCACGCTCGGGCAGCCGGGGTCGGCGACCGCACCGTTGCTGCTGCTGCTGTCCGCCGGGCTCGTGCTGGGCCTGCGTGCCGAGGGGCGGCTGGCGCACCTCGGTGTGCGGCTCCCCCGCCGCGCGACGCTGACCCCCGCGCTCTACTTCCTGCCGCTGCTGGTCATCGCGCTGCTCCAGCTGACCACCGGAGTCGACCGCCGGCTGGACGCCCCGGACGTGCTCCTCGTCGTGGCGGTGATGATCGGCGTCGGCTTCCTCGAGGAGCTGCTCTTCCGCGGCTTCCTCTACCAGGCGGTCGCGGCCCGTCGCGGCGTCACTGCGGCGGTCGTCGTCTCGGGCCTCACCTTCGGTCTCGGCCACATCCTCAACCTGGCCCGCGGCTACACGGGAGTGGAGCAGCTGGTCCAGATCGTCGTGGCCATCGCCGTCGGCGTCGTGCTGGCGCTCCTGGTCGCGCTGACCGGCTCGATCCTGCCGGGCGTGGCCTTCCACGTCGTGTTCAACATCGTGGGCAGCGTGTCGGCCGGGTCCGGGCGGTCGGACCTCGTCCTGGCCGCGGTGGTCGTGGCCGTCAGCACCGCCTACGCGGTCTACCTGGTCCGGCAGCTGCGTGACCACCCGGCGCCCACCTCGCCGGGCCCTGCCGGCCGCCCTTCCGAGCCGTCGGTCAGGGTATGA
- a CDS encoding FAD-binding domain, with translation MRVAINGVGVAGPALAYWLRRSGHEPVLFERAPALRTGGYVIDFWGRGYELADRMGVLPELRERGYLVEELRTVDATGRTRASIDLRPMREALGERFLSARRSDLSAMVLAACGDVVTHFGVWVEDLAQDAGGVDVTLSDGRTDRFDLVVGADGLHSHVRSLAFGPAEQFEKPLGAVVAAVRMEDYPHRDELVYVLHTVPRRQASRFSMRDGETLSLLICRDDVAGPDAFGRPSAPEPTPAEQRAALRHAFAGMGWETPEILARLETAEDFYCDRVSQIHLPSWSTGRVALVGDAAACASLLAGEGTGLAMIEAYVLAGELARHVDDIPAGLRAYEDRLRDFVTTKQRSALRMLGFFAPSDALALAVQELGVRIASVPFVTRLAARRVGDDVELPRYEAGG, from the coding sequence ATGAGGGTCGCCATCAACGGCGTCGGCGTGGCCGGCCCGGCGCTTGCCTACTGGTTGCGCAGGTCCGGCCACGAGCCGGTGCTCTTCGAGCGGGCGCCCGCGCTGCGCACCGGCGGCTACGTCATCGACTTCTGGGGTAGGGGGTACGAGCTCGCCGACCGCATGGGCGTGCTGCCCGAGCTGCGCGAGCGCGGGTACCTGGTCGAGGAGCTGCGGACGGTGGACGCAACCGGCCGGACGAGGGCCAGCATCGACCTCAGACCGATGCGTGAGGCGCTCGGCGAGCGCTTCCTCAGCGCCCGGCGCAGCGACCTCTCGGCGATGGTGCTCGCCGCGTGCGGGGACGTGGTGACGCACTTCGGAGTGTGGGTCGAGGACCTGGCGCAGGACGCCGGGGGCGTGGACGTGACGCTCTCGGACGGGCGCACCGACCGCTTCGACCTCGTCGTCGGCGCCGACGGGCTGCACTCGCACGTGCGGTCCCTCGCGTTCGGCCCCGCGGAGCAGTTCGAGAAGCCGCTCGGCGCCGTCGTGGCCGCGGTGCGGATGGAGGACTACCCGCACCGGGACGAGCTGGTCTACGTCCTGCACACCGTGCCACGCCGCCAGGCTTCCCGGTTCTCGATGCGCGACGGCGAGACCCTCAGCCTGCTGATCTGCCGCGACGACGTCGCGGGGCCGGACGCATTCGGGCGCCCCTCCGCTCCCGAGCCGACACCCGCCGAGCAGCGGGCCGCCCTGCGGCACGCGTTCGCAGGTATGGGGTGGGAGACGCCGGAGATTCTCGCCCGCCTCGAGACGGCGGAAGACTTCTACTGCGACCGGGTCAGCCAGATCCATCTGCCGAGCTGGTCGACGGGCCGGGTCGCGCTGGTCGGTGACGCGGCGGCGTGCGCCTCGCTGCTCGCCGGCGAGGGCACCGGACTGGCGATGATCGAGGCCTACGTGCTGGCCGGCGAGCTGGCCCGGCACGTGGACGACATACCCGCCGGGCTGCGCGCCTACGAGGACCGGCTCCGGGACTTCGTCACCACCAAGCAGCGGTCAGCGCTGCGGATGCTGGGCTTCTTCGCACCGAGCGACGCGCTGGCCCTAGCGGTGCAGGAGCTGGGCGTACGCATCGCGTCGGTACCGTTCGTCACCCGGCTGGCCGCGCGCCGGGTGGGCGACGACGTGGAACTGCCACGTTACGAGGCTGGGGGCTAG